A portion of the Acidisarcina polymorpha genome contains these proteins:
- a CDS encoding glycoside hydrolase family 95-like protein produces MLLQSQAGGIELLPALPDAWPEGFIRGLCARG; encoded by the coding sequence ATGCTGCTGCAGTCGCAGGCTGGTGGGATCGAGCTTCTCCCTGCATTGCCGGACGCATGGCCCGAAGGCTTCATCCGAGGGCTCTGCGCACGGGGCTAG
- a CDS encoding tannase/feruloyl esterase family alpha/beta hydrolase codes for MGYSEIGILALVACSIAAQAQSESSNRCAALKTATLPGVEITNSEPVPAGKTIAPAYPGASSVGPLPAHCRVDGMINRRKGTDGVEYGIGFSVALPDPSVWNADLMMQGGGGGNGVVAYPTGAGYTGDKPALSRGFAVASTDSGHKAKTGGFDFTFMRDQQAYLDFAYMANAEVAGAAKEIIDRYYAKPAAYSYFVGCSTGGREGMILSQRFPTVFNGIVSGDPAMRTGLSNLAIAQWIPVAYNQASPKDASGKPEIDKFLTETDRKVFMDGLMKQCDARDGVADGMIFDPIGCDFDPAVLACKSGQADTCIAPEKITAIKKAFSGPKNAYGSQVYPGFLYDAGIASKTGIPGLLALSKDGLFGPYTTATELDVDAAALHASDPLVEPASTNLSTFSQNGGKLIFFHGDSDPWFSPLDTLRYYKSLAATNGGADKVTEWSRMFLVPGMAHCGGGQSLDHFDMLSALVGWVEKGAAPESVVATGAAFPGRSRPLCAYPKHAQYTGSGDPQDAQNFQCR; via the coding sequence ATGGGGTACTCAGAGATCGGGATCCTCGCGCTCGTAGCATGTTCGATTGCAGCACAGGCGCAGTCTGAATCATCGAACCGTTGCGCCGCCCTGAAGACCGCAACGCTCCCCGGCGTCGAGATCACGAACTCCGAGCCGGTTCCGGCGGGGAAGACCATTGCACCTGCCTACCCCGGGGCATCGAGCGTAGGACCGCTGCCCGCACACTGCCGCGTCGACGGCATGATCAACCGCCGCAAGGGCACTGATGGAGTGGAATACGGCATCGGGTTTTCGGTGGCGCTTCCGGATCCGAGTGTCTGGAACGCCGACCTCATGATGCAGGGCGGCGGAGGCGGCAACGGTGTCGTGGCGTACCCAACCGGGGCAGGCTACACAGGAGACAAGCCGGCGCTCTCTCGCGGCTTCGCTGTGGCAAGCACGGACTCTGGACACAAGGCGAAGACCGGCGGCTTCGATTTCACCTTCATGCGCGACCAGCAGGCTTATCTGGACTTCGCATATATGGCGAACGCCGAGGTTGCGGGGGCAGCCAAGGAAATCATCGACCGTTATTACGCGAAGCCTGCGGCATACTCCTATTTTGTCGGGTGCTCCACCGGTGGCCGAGAGGGAATGATACTGTCGCAGCGCTTTCCGACGGTGTTCAACGGGATTGTCTCGGGCGATCCGGCGATGCGTACAGGCCTGTCGAACCTCGCGATTGCACAGTGGATTCCAGTCGCCTACAACCAGGCGTCGCCGAAGGACGCGTCCGGTAAGCCGGAGATCGACAAGTTTCTGACGGAGACGGATCGCAAGGTCTTTATGGACGGCCTGATGAAGCAGTGCGACGCGCGCGATGGCGTGGCGGATGGCATGATCTTCGATCCAATCGGGTGCGACTTCGATCCTGCGGTGCTCGCATGCAAATCCGGGCAGGCCGACACGTGCATCGCGCCGGAAAAAATCACGGCGATCAAGAAAGCGTTTTCAGGGCCAAAGAATGCTTACGGATCGCAGGTCTACCCTGGCTTCCTTTACGACGCGGGCATTGCTTCGAAAACCGGCATACCCGGTCTGCTGGCGCTGAGCAAAGATGGGTTGTTCGGTCCGTACACCACCGCTACCGAACTCGACGTAGATGCCGCGGCGCTGCACGCGTCTGATCCGCTGGTCGAGCCGGCCTCGACGAACCTGTCTACGTTTTCGCAGAACGGCGGGAAGCTGATCTTCTTCCATGGCGACAGTGATCCATGGTTCTCACCCCTCGACACGCTCCGATACTACAAGTCGTTGGCCGCGACCAACGGCGGAGCCGACAAGGTCACTGAGTGGAGCCGGATGTTCCTTGTGCCGGGAATGGCTCACTGCGGGGGCGGCCAATCTCTGGACCACTTCGACATGCTCAGCGCACTCGTCGGGTGGGTTGAGAAGGGCGCAGCGCCCGAGTCCGTCGTTGCCACCGGCGCGGCGTTTCCAGGACGCAGCCGTCCGTTATGCGCCTATCCCAAACACGCGCAGTACACCGGAAGCGGAGACCCACAGGACGCCCAAAACTTTCAGTGCCGGTGA
- a CDS encoding esterase: protein MMRLRTEVLRPVCVFGALCVGLYVHAQPAPQQPAAQPPWPAMQMPAPTPNDTLKSVEVEPDRRVRFRIWAPNSTEVKLHAEGPEATPGVTPQEINKYMAGVPLTKGDQGIWEATIGPIEPGVYRYTFTVDGVSTTDPRNPLTSQSLTHAFSMYEVPGSDFTEYKTAVPHGAISTVYYDSSATGGERRMHVYTPPGYENGSARLPVLYLLHGGGDSDDSWPTVGRAGAILDNLIASGKAVPMLIVMPAGHISTEFRLTPGVRMGHDAFNDDLVKVVLPYIDGHYRTIADRDHRALAGLSMGGLQTLNIALDNSADFAYVGVFSSGWFPNSIKEEQDTDVAQYRASGKPFRLFWVDAGKYDIALQNSHATVAILKDAGINVEEHESGGFHAWPSWRDYLHQFAAMVFKSSEAH from the coding sequence ATGATGCGGTTGAGAACTGAAGTCCTGCGCCCGGTTTGTGTATTCGGGGCGCTATGCGTCGGGCTGTACGTTCATGCGCAGCCGGCGCCTCAGCAACCCGCAGCACAGCCGCCTTGGCCGGCGATGCAAATGCCGGCGCCCACACCGAACGACACGCTGAAATCGGTCGAGGTAGAGCCCGACCGTCGTGTCCGGTTTCGCATCTGGGCGCCGAACTCCACCGAGGTGAAGCTGCATGCCGAGGGCCCGGAGGCCACACCGGGAGTCACGCCGCAAGAGATCAACAAGTACATGGCTGGTGTGCCCCTTACTAAGGGGGATCAGGGTATCTGGGAAGCAACCATCGGTCCGATCGAGCCCGGAGTCTATCGCTACACCTTCACGGTGGATGGCGTGAGCACGACGGACCCGCGGAATCCGCTCACCTCGCAATCGCTGACCCACGCGTTCAGCATGTACGAAGTTCCGGGCTCGGACTTCACGGAGTACAAAACGGCCGTACCACACGGCGCAATCTCAACGGTCTACTATGACTCGTCTGCCACCGGCGGCGAACGCCGCATGCACGTCTACACACCGCCGGGCTACGAGAACGGCAGTGCGAGATTGCCTGTACTTTACCTGCTTCACGGGGGAGGAGACTCTGATGACTCATGGCCTACGGTCGGCCGGGCAGGTGCGATTCTCGACAACCTGATCGCTAGCGGGAAAGCTGTCCCGATGCTGATCGTGATGCCCGCAGGCCACATCTCCACGGAGTTCCGTTTGACGCCGGGCGTCCGCATGGGCCATGACGCCTTCAACGATGACCTGGTAAAGGTGGTGCTGCCCTACATCGACGGGCATTATCGCACCATCGCTGACCGCGACCACCGCGCTCTCGCTGGCCTCTCGATGGGCGGTCTGCAGACCTTGAATATCGCGCTCGACAACTCAGCGGATTTCGCCTACGTGGGCGTCTTCAGCTCCGGATGGTTTCCCAACTCGATTAAGGAAGAGCAGGACACGGACGTGGCGCAGTACCGCGCGTCGGGCAAGCCGTTTCGCCTGTTCTGGGTGGATGCGGGCAAGTACGACATCGCGCTTCAGAACAGCCATGCCACCGTGGCCATCCTGAAAGATGCCGGTATCAATGTGGAGGAGCACGAGAGCGGCGGTTTTCACGCATGGCCCAGTTGGAGAGACTATCTGCATCAGTTCGCGGCAATGGTCTTCAAGTCGTCTGAGGCGCACTAG